In one Brienomyrus brachyistius isolate T26 chromosome 7, BBRACH_0.4, whole genome shotgun sequence genomic region, the following are encoded:
- the npffr2a gene encoding neuropeptide FF receptor 2a encodes MNQRLDPNITLGESQYWYFPNSSQEYGSPQENITYVVYYLHEPPAVAVFIISYLLIFLVCMVGNGMVCYIVLRSRNMRTVTNVFILNLAISDLLVGIFCMPTTLVDNIITGWPFGSLVCKMSGMVQGISVSASVFTLVAIAVDRFRCIVYPFKQKLTISTSTLIIVVIWLLALSIMCPSGVMLQVTKEQNVRVLLGNGNETSPFYWCRENWPNQGRKIYTTVLFTSIYLAPLILIVIMYAWIGVTLFKTGMPAEGSCGHENRLIVSKKKKRVIKMLLTVALLFILSWLPLWTLMMLSDYASLTEYQYRMINIYIYPFAHWLAFFNSSINPIIYGFFNENFRRGFQAAFKLQLCSAGGGRKQTYSHRVHTNSILPTNLHVSKGLAPLSVNCEENNRSTVSSNLNDQDLVMEDLEKMYAPRQPDSHTQQ; translated from the exons ATGAACCAAAGATTGGACCCAAACATTACACTGGGGGAAAGTCAATATTGGTATTTTCCCAATAGCTCTCAGGAATATGGCTCCCCTCAGGAGAACATCACATATGTGGTATATTACCTCCATGAGCCGCCTGCGGTGGCTGTCTTCATCATCTCCTACCTGCTTATCTTCCTGGTCTGCATGGTTGGCAACGGGATGGTATGCTACATTGTCTTAAGAAGCAGAAACATGCGCACGGTCACCAATGTTTTCATCCTGAATCTGGCCATCAGCGATCTCCTTGTGGGAATCTTTTGCATGCCAACAACACTTGTGGATAATATCATCACCG GCTGGCCATTTGGAAGTCTGGTGTGCAAAATGAGTGGGATGGTCCAAGGAATATCGGTGTCGGCTTCAGTGTTTACACTGGTCGCCATTGCGGTTGACAG GTTTCGATGCATTGTTTACCCTTTCAAGCAAAAACTGACAATATCAACATCAACACTAATAATTGTGGTTATATGGCTTCTAGCACTTTCCATTATGTGCCCATCTGGTGTCATGCTGCAAGTTACCAAGGAACAGAATGTGCGTGTTCTTCTAGGGAATGGCAACGAGACAAGCCCTTTCTACTGGTGCAGGGAAAACTGGCCCAACCAAGGAAGAAAGATTTACACCACTGTCCTCTTTACCAGCATTTACCTGGCACCGCTGATTCTGATCGTGATTATGTATGCTTGGATTGGTGTTACCTTGTTTAAAACGGGCATGCCTGCAGAAGGAAGTTGTGGTCATGAAAACCGACTGATAGTCTCAAAGAAGAAGAAAAGGGTCATCAAGATGTTGCTCACTGTAGCCCTGCTTTTCATCTTGTCCTGGCTGCCCCTCTGGACTCTAATGATGCTGAGTGATTATGCCAGCCTGACCGAGTACCAGTACAGAATGATAAACATCTACATCTATCCATTTGCACACTGGCTTGCTTTcttcaacagcagcatcaatccCATCATCTACGGCTTCTTCAATGAGAATTTCCGAAGGGGATTCCAGGCAGCGTTCAAGTTACAGCTGTGCTCGGCTGGTGGGGGCCGCAAACAGACCTACTCACACAGGGTTCACACAAATTCTATTCTTCCCACCAACCTGCATGTGTCCAAAGGGCTCGCTCCTCTCAGCGTGAACTGTGAAGAGAACAACCGCTCCACCGTAAGCTCCAACCTGAATGACCAAGACCTAGTAATGGAGGACCTTGAAAAG ATGTATGCCCCCAGGCAGCCTGACAGTCATACCCAACAGTGA